A window of Chloracidobacterium sp. N contains these coding sequences:
- a CDS encoding phosphatidylinositol kinase, with protein sequence MGEFSIRRVDRSLSQSVEPLGSKPKFWFSDGNRRLLFKAEDRGTGEDWAEVVACHLCGLLGLPHVKYELAAEYDGEQYIRPGVVCENMTHKPFVLVLGNELLLAADPQYPQAQRFKVRQHTVEAVCDIVAQLSPPSEDWMTHVPPGIESALDVFVGYVLLDAWIANQDRHHENWGALRDGSTLRLAPTFDHGAALARNLLDEEREERLTSKDRNRTIATFAARGRSAFYSSPASNKPLELREAFRAFAAYAPDAARAWQERLRTVNREGIRGILESVPPARMSETCRNFTLELLLTNQRRLLEQDKRQ encoded by the coding sequence ATGGGCGAGTTTTCCATACGCCGGGTTGACCGCTCGCTTTCGCAATCCGTCGAACCACTGGGCAGCAAGCCGAAGTTCTGGTTTAGCGACGGCAACCGGCGGCTGCTGTTCAAGGCGGAAGACCGGGGAACCGGCGAGGACTGGGCCGAAGTTGTCGCCTGTCACCTGTGTGGTTTGCTGGGCCTGCCCCACGTCAAATACGAACTGGCGGCCGAGTACGACGGCGAGCAGTACATTCGTCCCGGCGTGGTCTGCGAGAACATGACCCACAAGCCCTTCGTGCTGGTGCTGGGCAACGAACTGTTGCTGGCGGCCGATCCGCAGTATCCCCAAGCACAGCGGTTCAAGGTCCGGCAACACACAGTCGAAGCAGTATGCGACATCGTTGCACAGCTAAGCCCTCCATCTGAGGATTGGATGACGCATGTTCCCCCCGGTATTGAATCGGCCCTGGATGTTTTCGTCGGATATGTCCTGCTGGATGCCTGGATTGCAAACCAGGATCGGCATCACGAAAACTGGGGAGCGCTCCGGGATGGCAGCACGTTGCGGCTGGCCCCGACCTTTGATCACGGCGCAGCACTGGCAAGGAATCTCCTTGACGAAGAGCGGGAAGAACGGCTGACGAGCAAGGATCGGAACCGGACGATTGCGACATTTGCGGCCCGGGGGCGGAGTGCCTTCTACAGTTCACCCGCCAGCAACAAGCCGTTGGAGTTGCGTGAGGCATTCCGGGCCTTCGCTGCCTATGCTCCAGATGCGGCGCGTGCGTGGCAGGAGCGGCTGCGGACGGTGAACCGGGAGGGAATCCGGGGTATTCTGGAAAGCGTGCCGCCGGCGCGCATGTCCGAAACGTGCAGGAATTTCACGCTGGAATTGTTGCTGACGAACCAACGTCGGCTGCTGGAACAGGACAAACGGCAATGA
- a CDS encoding acetyl-CoA carboxylase carboxyltransferase subunit alpha translates to MSSTEKAAQIKLLESQLAQLSAAPHTPAQDAEILRLQARVRELQAEILGEANERHEMTPMDRVRLARHPDRPYSLDFIHLLFTDFHELHGDRRFADDPAIVCGFARFEGEPVFIVGQQKANYKQRKMEDRKYRNFGMPKPEGYRKAIRLMQIAAKFRRPILSFIDTPGAYPGIEAEERGQGEAIARNIIEMMRLPTPTIGIIIGEGGSGGALAVGACDRIDMLENTIYSVISPEGCASILWRDANKADLAAAAMKITPEPLKAAGIVDEIVPEPGEGAHTDHAAAAENLRPVLIRQLKELRALSPEKLIEQRYARYCRLGAFVVEN, encoded by the coding sequence ATGTCATCAACGGAAAAAGCGGCACAGATCAAGCTTCTGGAATCCCAGTTGGCGCAGCTTTCCGCCGCGCCCCACACTCCGGCACAGGATGCTGAAATTCTGAGACTCCAGGCGCGTGTCCGTGAACTACAGGCGGAAATTCTAGGCGAGGCGAATGAAAGGCATGAGATGACGCCCATGGACCGGGTTCGGCTGGCCCGGCACCCCGACCGTCCGTATTCCCTGGATTTCATCCACCTGCTGTTTACCGACTTTCACGAACTGCATGGCGACCGACGCTTTGCCGATGATCCGGCCATTGTCTGCGGCTTTGCCCGGTTTGAAGGGGAGCCGGTGTTCATCGTCGGGCAGCAGAAAGCCAACTACAAGCAGCGCAAGATGGAAGACCGCAAATACCGCAACTTCGGCATGCCCAAGCCGGAAGGCTACCGCAAAGCCATCCGGTTGATGCAGATAGCCGCCAAGTTCCGGCGTCCGATCCTGTCGTTCATTGACACACCGGGGGCCTATCCCGGCATCGAAGCCGAAGAGCGGGGGCAGGGAGAGGCGATTGCCCGGAACATCATCGAAATGATGCGGCTGCCGACGCCCACGATAGGCATCATCATCGGCGAGGGGGGGTCGGGCGGCGCGTTGGCCGTCGGCGCCTGTGACCGCATTGACATGCTGGAAAACACGATTTATTCCGTCATTTCGCCCGAAGGCTGCGCTTCCATTCTCTGGAGGGATGCCAACAAGGCGGACCTGGCCGCCGCCGCCATGAAAATCACGCCGGAACCGCTCAAGGCAGCCGGGATCGTGGATGAGATTGTTCCTGAGCCGGGGGAAGGCGCCCATACCGACCATGCCGCCGCGGCCGAAAATCTGCGGCCGGTGCTGATCAGGCAACTCAAAGAACTGCGCGCGCTGTCGCCGGAAAAACTCATCGAGCAGCGGTATGCGCGCTACTGTCGGCTGGGGGCCTTCGTCGTCGAGAACTGA
- the aroC gene encoding chorismate synthase, translating into MLRFITAGESHGPALVTIVEGLPAGLPVDVAAIDAQLHRRQLGYGRGGRMKIERDRVEVLSGLRHGRTLGSPVALLIRNADFENWQAVMASQPTPEWDAIADDPKKSRRVTRPRPGHADLAGGLKYATHDLRDILERASARETAARVAAGALARQLLAVFGVEIASHVIRVGGIPADDMLADAPWERIAAVQDSPVLRCIDPAIEAEMVAAVDAARERGDTLGGAFEVVVRGLPVGLGTHTQWDLRLDGRLAQALMSIQAVKAVEIGAGVAVSQRSGAQLHDEIAYDGTGFTRPTNHAGGLEGGMTNGQPLRLRGHLKPISTLRRALQSVDVLTKETQAAAFERSDTTAVPAAGVIAEAMTALVLAQVWCEKFGGDSLVEMQRNVAGYQAQVADY; encoded by the coding sequence ATGTTGCGTTTCATCACGGCCGGCGAATCCCACGGGCCGGCGCTGGTCACGATTGTCGAAGGTTTGCCGGCCGGGCTACCGGTTGACGTTGCCGCCATTGATGCCCAGCTTCATCGGCGGCAGCTCGGCTATGGACGCGGCGGCCGCATGAAGATTGAACGTGACCGGGTTGAGGTCCTTTCCGGGCTGCGCCACGGTCGGACGCTTGGCTCGCCGGTGGCGCTGCTCATCCGCAACGCCGACTTCGAGAACTGGCAGGCTGTCATGGCCAGCCAGCCGACGCCGGAGTGGGATGCCATTGCCGATGATCCGAAGAAGTCGCGCCGCGTGACGCGCCCGCGGCCGGGCCACGCCGACCTGGCCGGCGGACTCAAGTACGCCACCCATGACCTGCGCGACATCCTGGAGCGCGCCAGCGCGCGTGAGACCGCGGCGCGGGTGGCGGCCGGGGCGCTCGCCCGGCAGTTGCTGGCCGTGTTCGGCGTCGAAATTGCCAGTCACGTCATCCGCGTCGGGGGTATTCCGGCCGACGACATGCTGGCCGATGCGCCGTGGGAACGTATTGCTGCTGTTCAGGACAGCCCGGTGCTCCGGTGCATTGACCCGGCCATTGAAGCCGAGATGGTGGCCGCCGTGGATGCGGCCCGCGAACGTGGTGACACGCTGGGCGGCGCGTTTGAAGTCGTCGTCCGGGGGCTACCGGTCGGGCTTGGAACACACACCCAATGGGACCTGCGGCTTGACGGACGCCTGGCCCAGGCACTGATGTCCATTCAGGCCGTCAAGGCGGTTGAGATTGGCGCTGGCGTCGCGGTGTCGCAACGTTCCGGTGCACAACTGCACGACGAAATTGCCTACGACGGAACGGGTTTCACCCGCCCCACCAACCATGCCGGCGGACTGGAAGGGGGCATGACCAACGGCCAGCCGCTGCGTCTCCGGGGACACCTCAAACCCATTTCGACGCTCCGCCGTGCGCTGCAAAGTGTGGATGTCCTGACGAAGGAAACCCAGGCCGCTGCTTTCGAGCGATCAGACACAACGGCCGTGCCGGCCGCCGGTGTCATTGCCGAAGCCATGACGGCCCTGGTGCTGGCGCAGGTCTGGTGCGAGAAATTCGGCGGCGACTCGCTGGTGGAAATGCAGCGCAACGTGGCCGGCTACCAGGCGCAGGTGGCAGACTACTGA
- a CDS encoding YihY/virulence factor BrkB family protein: MPATTLPANQAPNVAPPLATPGQLGFFYRIGLTARRIFPAIADLASNEVYVLASAIAFNALLALYPFLLLVLLTCREVLHWNTGVETTLFLLKTTYLPVAEDFIVRNLRVVLEEHTNRGVAVFSIVALIFTSAGIFTPLELALNRAWRVKQPRSGWKSQLLAMGLVPVCGVCFLLIVALTAGMQWLATQLLGNAGVPRLASFMTLVGAKVLSLPITIGMLFGLYMILPSERPAARRVLPMAVWVGLLWEAAHYVFVACLPLIDFRKTYGPFYVTVSLVMWAFVSSLLLLLGANLAALDVASRPGAPPSPPAAR; encoded by the coding sequence ATGCCTGCTACCACACTCCCTGCCAACCAGGCCCCCAACGTGGCTCCGCCGCTGGCAACTCCGGGGCAACTGGGCTTTTTCTACCGCATTGGACTCACGGCCCGCCGCATTTTTCCGGCAATTGCCGACCTGGCCAGCAACGAAGTCTATGTGCTGGCCTCGGCCATTGCCTTCAACGCCCTGCTGGCGCTCTATCCCTTTCTGCTGCTCGTACTGTTGACGTGCCGCGAAGTCCTGCACTGGAACACGGGGGTCGAAACCACGCTGTTTCTGCTCAAGACGACTTACCTGCCGGTTGCCGAGGATTTCATTGTGCGCAACCTGCGGGTTGTGCTGGAAGAGCACACCAACCGGGGTGTGGCGGTGTTCTCGATTGTGGCGCTGATTTTTACGAGCGCCGGTATTTTCACTCCGCTGGAACTGGCGCTGAACCGGGCCTGGCGCGTCAAACAGCCCCGGAGCGGCTGGAAAAGCCAGTTGCTCGCCATGGGACTCGTACCGGTGTGTGGCGTCTGTTTCCTGCTGATCGTCGCCCTCACGGCCGGTATGCAATGGTTGGCCACACAACTGCTCGGCAACGCCGGAGTGCCGCGCCTAGCATCCTTCATGACGCTTGTCGGGGCCAAGGTGCTGTCCCTGCCCATCACCATCGGCATGCTTTTCGGGCTGTACATGATCCTGCCGAGTGAACGTCCGGCGGCGCGGCGGGTGTTGCCGATGGCCGTCTGGGTGGGACTGCTGTGGGAGGCGGCGCATTATGTTTTCGTCGCCTGCCTGCCGCTCATTGACTTCCGCAAAACCTACGGCCCGTTTTACGTGACGGTCTCGCTTGTGATGTGGGCGTTTGTGTCTTCCCTGCTGCTTCTGCTGGGGGCCAACCTGGCTGCGCTCGACGTGGCTTCCCGGCCGGGCGCGCCGCCTTCCCCGCCGGCAGCGCGCTAG
- a CDS encoding thioredoxin family protein codes for MKSAFKRASVLCMLAAALFVAACTAANTATATPPAGTPAPPFTAVDSNGKKHSLSDFKGKFVVLEWVNFDCPFVVRHYKSGNMQALQRKYTAKGVVWLSINSSAVGKQGHFSPAEINAKIKERNAAPTAYLIDTDGTIGKAYGAKTTPHMYVIDPEGNLIYQGAIDDSVSTDPNEKAKVNYVEAALDAAMAGKPVAVATTKPYGCSVKYQ; via the coding sequence ATGAAAAGTGCATTCAAACGTGCGTCGGTGCTTTGCATGCTGGCCGCCGCGCTATTTGTGGCGGCCTGTACGGCCGCCAATACGGCAACGGCGACGCCGCCAGCCGGAACGCCGGCGCCACCCTTCACGGCCGTGGACAGCAACGGCAAAAAACACTCACTCAGCGATTTCAAGGGCAAATTCGTCGTGCTCGAATGGGTCAACTTCGATTGTCCCTTCGTGGTGCGGCACTACAAGAGCGGCAACATGCAGGCGCTCCAGCGCAAGTACACCGCCAAGGGCGTGGTGTGGCTTTCCATCAACTCATCTGCGGTGGGCAAGCAGGGCCATTTCAGCCCCGCTGAAATCAACGCCAAAATCAAGGAGCGGAATGCCGCGCCAACAGCCTATCTGATTGACACCGATGGCACTATTGGCAAGGCTTACGGGGCCAAAACGACGCCCCACATGTACGTCATTGATCCCGAAGGCAATCTGATTTACCAGGGCGCCATTGACGATTCCGTGTCCACGGACCCCAACGAAAAGGCCAAGGTCAACTACGTTGAAGCCGCCCTCGACGCGGCGATGGCCGGCAAGCCGGTGGCGGTCGCCACGACGAAGCCTTATGGGTGCAGTGTCAAGTATCAGTAA
- a CDS encoding DUF1844 domain-containing protein, whose protein sequence is MSEEVPSSFKVSDRRLFNPDGTLRTDVEQDTSRVESGSTRSTGEPSVSPQSASTPADQPTPPREDPLFSDFVLELATNAMMMLGLIEHPQYGRLPPDIEGGRHYIDVLAMLLEKTKGNLAPAEQRQLQETVASLRMQFVAITKRMAAQVRKDA, encoded by the coding sequence ATGAGCGAAGAAGTACCCTCATCATTCAAAGTCAGTGACCGTCGGTTGTTCAATCCCGATGGAACACTCCGCACGGATGTGGAACAGGACACATCGCGGGTTGAATCCGGGTCCACACGGTCAACCGGTGAACCATCGGTTTCCCCCCAGAGCGCCAGCACGCCTGCGGATCAGCCGACACCGCCCAGGGAAGACCCCCTGTTCAGTGATTTTGTGCTGGAGTTGGCCACCAACGCCATGATGATGCTCGGTCTCATCGAGCATCCACAGTACGGGCGATTGCCGCCGGACATCGAGGGGGGACGGCACTACATTGACGTTTTGGCGATGCTGCTGGAGAAGACCAAAGGCAACCTGGCGCCTGCCGAACAGCGCCAACTCCAGGAAACCGTCGCTTCCCTGCGGATGCAATTCGTGGCCATCACGAAGCGGATGGCGGCACAGGTACGCAAGGACGCCTGA
- the rplT gene encoding 50S ribosomal protein L20 translates to MPRVKRGNKRLQRRKKILKLAKGYKMTKSKLYRSAKESVERALKFAYIGRRIKKRDYRSLWIVRINAAARRSGLSYSQFMHGLKKAGITLDRKILANLAVTDETGFASLVSRVRQVLA, encoded by the coding sequence ATGCCTCGTGTAAAACGTGGGAACAAACGATTACAGCGACGGAAGAAGATTCTCAAACTGGCCAAAGGCTACAAGATGACCAAGAGCAAGCTGTATCGCTCCGCCAAGGAATCCGTTGAGCGGGCGCTGAAGTTTGCCTATATCGGCCGCCGCATCAAGAAACGCGACTACCGGTCACTGTGGATTGTGCGCATCAACGCGGCGGCACGGCGCAGTGGTTTGAGCTACAGCCAGTTTATGCACGGTCTCAAGAAGGCTGGCATTACACTTGACCGCAAAATCCTGGCTAATCTGGCCGTCACGGACGAAACCGGCTTTGCCAGCCTCGTGTCGCGGGTCCGGCAGGTGCTGGCCTGA
- the rpmI gene encoding 50S ribosomal protein L35: MPKLKTHKGAVKRFRSTANGRFKRGHSHCRHILTKKSPKRRRHLDLDTYVSPADEPTVRRMLPYGNR; the protein is encoded by the coding sequence ATGCCCAAGCTGAAAACACACAAGGGCGCGGTCAAACGTTTCCGCTCAACGGCCAACGGACGGTTCAAGCGCGGACACTCACACTGCCGCCACATTCTGACCAAGAAATCTCCGAAACGGCGGCGTCATCTTGACTTGGACACCTACGTTTCACCAGCCGATGAGCCAACCGTGCGCCGGATGCTGCCCTACGGCAATCGGTAA
- the infC gene encoding translation initiation factor IF-3 yields the protein MPTNERIRHREVRVIDEDGNQLGIMPPQQALAIARERGLDLVEVASQANPPVCRIIDYGKWQYEQKKKQHEAKKKQTVISVKEIKLRPSIGEHDYEFKKNNALRALEDGDKVKASVRFIGREITHRELGERVLARLEKDLAHVATVEVRPKMEGMTMFVIFTPRK from the coding sequence GTGCCCACGAATGAGCGCATCCGCCATCGTGAAGTGCGGGTCATTGATGAGGACGGAAACCAGCTCGGTATCATGCCGCCCCAGCAGGCACTGGCCATTGCCCGGGAGCGGGGGTTGGACCTGGTCGAAGTGGCCTCTCAGGCCAACCCCCCGGTGTGTCGCATCATTGACTACGGCAAGTGGCAGTACGAGCAGAAGAAGAAGCAGCACGAAGCCAAAAAGAAGCAAACGGTTATCTCGGTCAAGGAAATCAAGCTTCGGCCCAGCATTGGGGAGCACGACTACGAGTTCAAGAAAAACAACGCCCTGCGGGCGCTGGAGGACGGGGATAAAGTGAAGGCGTCGGTGCGCTTCATTGGACGTGAGATTACGCACCGGGAACTCGGCGAGCGGGTTTTGGCGCGGCTCGAAAAAGACTTGGCGCATGTGGCCACGGTTGAAGTCCGCCCCAAGATGGAAGGGATGACGATGTTCGTCATCTTTACGCCCAGGAAGTGA
- the thrS gene encoding threonine--tRNA ligase, translated as MEVSPASASAHSRLTAFQVLQARDPGVAKRALAVRVNGELRDTSCEVSATDTVEPVLPEDPEALEIYRHSTAHLLAAAVLDLFPGTKLGAGPALKDDPKGGFYYDFLQEKPFTPDDLVRIEKRMREIVKQNTPFRRVEMPREEALQKFSADELKCYFIGEKGGENPSFYTLGDQFIDFCRGPHVPSAGRIKAFKLLSIAGAYWLGDERNPQMQRIYGTSFFTQEELDAWLQQREEAARRDHRRLGKELDLFSFTDEVGSGLVLFHPKGALILHLLQEFLYEELFARDYQLVRTPHVASSRLWETSGHTAKYRGDMYPPMQFEDEPLEYQLKPMNCPFHIQIYKSQPRSYRELPLRYAEMGTVYRYERSGVQHGLLRVRGFTQDDAHLFCTPETLEAEIIGCLEFAQKVYATFGFEYRIELSVRDPENHAKYLGGPEVWALAEAALTQALDRLGLAYTRVEGEAAFYGPKIDIKVIDAIRRTWQLATIQVDFNLPQRFGLEYIGADNRPHPPIMVHRAILGSLERFFGLLIEHFGGRFPVWLAPVQVAVLPIADRWNDHAAGIAQTLRQAGLRVELDARSEKIGAKIRQAQLRKVPYMVILGDREAETGNLAVRTRSDGDIGTFSVGDFIARVTQEVQQRVITP; from the coding sequence ATGGAAGTGTCACCGGCTTCGGCATCCGCTCATTCCCGCCTCACGGCCTTTCAGGTGCTCCAGGCCCGCGATCCGGGCGTGGCCAAACGGGCGCTCGCCGTGCGCGTCAATGGCGAACTGCGGGATACAAGCTGTGAAGTTTCCGCGACGGATACCGTCGAGCCGGTTCTGCCCGAAGACCCGGAAGCGCTGGAGATTTACCGTCACTCGACGGCACACCTGCTGGCGGCCGCCGTCCTTGACCTGTTTCCGGGGACAAAACTCGGCGCCGGCCCCGCCCTCAAAGACGATCCCAAGGGTGGGTTCTACTACGACTTTCTCCAGGAAAAGCCTTTCACACCGGATGACCTGGTGCGCATCGAGAAGCGGATGCGCGAGATCGTCAAACAGAACACGCCCTTTCGCCGGGTCGAGATGCCGCGCGAAGAAGCCCTGCAAAAGTTCAGTGCTGACGAACTCAAATGCTACTTTATCGGTGAGAAGGGCGGCGAAAATCCCAGTTTCTACACGCTGGGCGACCAGTTCATTGATTTCTGTCGTGGGCCGCATGTGCCGAGCGCCGGACGGATCAAGGCGTTCAAGCTGCTGTCCATCGCCGGGGCTTACTGGCTGGGCGATGAGCGGAATCCGCAGATGCAGCGCATCTACGGCACGTCCTTTTTCACCCAGGAAGAACTCGACGCCTGGCTTCAGCAGCGCGAAGAAGCCGCCCGCCGTGACCATCGCCGGCTGGGCAAAGAGCTTGACCTGTTCAGCTTTACGGATGAAGTCGGCAGCGGGCTGGTTCTGTTTCATCCCAAGGGCGCACTCATCCTGCACCTGTTGCAGGAATTTCTCTACGAAGAGCTGTTTGCCCGCGATTACCAACTCGTTCGCACGCCACACGTGGCATCGAGCCGGTTGTGGGAAACGTCGGGGCATACGGCCAAGTACCGGGGTGACATGTACCCCCCGATGCAGTTCGAGGATGAGCCGCTGGAATACCAGCTCAAGCCGATGAACTGCCCGTTTCACATCCAGATTTACAAGTCCCAGCCACGCAGTTACCGGGAGTTGCCGCTGCGCTACGCCGAAATGGGCACGGTGTACCGCTACGAGCGGTCGGGTGTGCAGCACGGCCTGCTGCGGGTGCGCGGCTTTACCCAGGACGACGCCCACCTGTTCTGCACGCCGGAAACCCTGGAAGCAGAAATCATCGGCTGCCTGGAGTTTGCCCAAAAGGTCTATGCCACGTTCGGGTTCGAGTACCGGATTGAACTCTCGGTACGTGACCCTGAAAATCACGCGAAGTACTTGGGCGGACCCGAAGTCTGGGCACTGGCGGAAGCGGCGCTGACGCAGGCGCTCGACCGGTTGGGGCTGGCCTACACCCGTGTCGAAGGCGAAGCTGCGTTTTACGGCCCGAAGATTGACATCAAGGTGATTGACGCCATTCGGCGCACCTGGCAACTGGCGACAATTCAGGTGGATTTCAATCTGCCCCAGCGTTTTGGGCTGGAATATATCGGCGCGGACAACCGCCCGCATCCGCCCATTATGGTTCACCGGGCGATCTTGGGTTCGCTCGAACGGTTTTTTGGGCTTCTCATCGAGCACTTCGGAGGCAGGTTTCCCGTCTGGCTGGCGCCGGTGCAGGTGGCGGTTCTGCCCATCGCCGACCGATGGAATGACCACGCCGCCGGGATCGCCCAGACACTACGGCAAGCGGGGCTGCGGGTTGAGCTGGACGCACGCAGTGAAAAGATTGGCGCCAAGATTCGGCAGGCGCAGTTGCGCAAAGTTCCCTACATGGTCATCTTGGGCGACCGTGAGGCAGAGACCGGAAACCTGGCGGTGCGGACACGCAGTGACGGCGACATCGGGACATTTTCCGTCGGCGATTTCATCGCCCGTGTCACGCAGGAAGTTCAGCAGCGTGTCATCACGCCCTAG